A window of the Mucilaginibacter sp. cycad4 genome harbors these coding sequences:
- a CDS encoding alpha/beta hydrolase: MKKLPALFSLATSIGLWYACTQHPQNKNTIDKPAIKISNHGVNIAYTDTGKGDTTLLFVHGWCINKSYFNNQVKYFGNKYRVVTIDLPGYGQSGKNRNSWTVNDFARDVTFAITTLKLKNVILIGHSMAGEIIVQARLNTPNQVIGLVGIDNFKGFDGKPESAKAKADYAEAIAMLKKHFKAVATTYFNQDLFYKTTSAAIRKRILNDVANADSAIAIASMEDNSFNTTAKLKAAKTKLYLINSDYTPNDTIGFVKAGIPYRLLQIHATGHFPMIEKPAEFNRLLQQAINQI; the protein is encoded by the coding sequence ATGAAAAAGTTACCCGCATTATTTTCACTGGCAACTTCAATCGGATTGTGGTATGCCTGCACCCAGCACCCGCAAAACAAAAATACAATTGATAAGCCCGCCATAAAAATCAGCAACCATGGCGTTAACATTGCTTATACAGATACCGGCAAGGGTGATACCACATTGCTTTTTGTACATGGCTGGTGCATTAACAAAAGCTACTTTAACAATCAGGTAAAATATTTTGGTAATAAATACCGGGTTGTTACGATTGATTTGCCTGGCTACGGCCAATCAGGTAAAAACCGTAACTCATGGACGGTGAATGATTTTGCCCGTGATGTAACCTTCGCGATAACCACTCTTAAATTAAAAAACGTAATCCTCATTGGCCACTCCATGGCCGGCGAAATTATTGTACAGGCCAGGCTCAATACCCCTAACCAGGTGATAGGGCTGGTAGGCATTGATAACTTTAAGGGCTTTGACGGAAAACCCGAAAGCGCAAAGGCCAAAGCCGATTATGCAGAAGCCATAGCCATGTTAAAAAAACATTTTAAAGCAGTAGCCACAACCTATTTTAACCAGGACCTTTTTTATAAAACAACCAGCGCCGCAATCAGGAAACGCATACTTAACGATGTGGCCAATGCCGATAGTGCCATTGCCATAGCAAGTATGGAAGACAACAGTTTTAACACAACAGCCAAACTTAAAGCCGCCAAAACAAAGCTCTATCTTATTAACAGCGACTACACACCTAATGACACAATTGGGTTTGTCAAAGCAGGGATCCCTTACCGCTTGCTGCAAATACATGCCACAGGGCATTTCCCTATGATTGAAAAACCTGCAGAATTTAACAGGCTTTTACAACAAGCTATCAATCAAATTTAA
- a CDS encoding S24 family peptidase → MEDEIKPNKIKIVRPETLEFIILYNQLKGKAFNGNAQLAEALGFNSPSSITEIIKSRQNIDPEKLRIFKERYKDYITGDKKQNFSESKPVSKHSEGIPMYEISATASGVEVYNDINDSQPVGHMNFPGIEDCDFALPVWGHSMYPYLENGCWVALKIIHDKKILPGEVYYIEWGDYRMYKRLLAGDIPDEVIAHSDNTTEMVGNRLKYAPFIIKVADIKKLCLVKDIHKKHNH, encoded by the coding sequence ATGGAAGACGAGATAAAACCAAACAAAATAAAGATTGTACGCCCCGAAACATTGGAGTTTATCATACTCTATAATCAGCTTAAAGGAAAAGCTTTTAATGGAAATGCTCAATTAGCTGAGGCGTTAGGCTTTAACTCCCCAAGCTCGATTACTGAAATAATAAAGAGCAGGCAAAACATAGATCCAGAAAAACTCCGTATTTTTAAAGAAAGATACAAAGACTACATAACAGGCGATAAAAAACAGAATTTCTCTGAATCAAAACCTGTATCCAAACACAGTGAAGGCATACCTATGTATGAAATTTCTGCAACCGCTTCAGGTGTAGAAGTATACAATGACATAAACGATTCTCAGCCGGTTGGCCACATGAATTTCCCGGGCATTGAGGATTGCGATTTTGCACTTCCGGTTTGGGGGCACAGTATGTACCCATATCTTGAAAACGGCTGCTGGGTTGCGCTAAAAATAATTCATGATAAAAAGATCCTGCCCGGCGAAGTTTATTACATTGAGTGGGGCGACTATCGCATGTATAAACGCCTGCTTGCCGGGGATATCCCCGATGAGGTAATTGCACATTCAGATAATACAACCGAAATGGTTGGCAACCGGCTCAAATATGCACCATTTATTATAAAGGTAGCCGATATCAAAAAGCTTTGCCTTGTTAAGGACATCCACAAAAAACACAACCATTAA
- a CDS encoding GNAT family N-acetyltransferase: MTIRLATLNDVSQILAFIADVIAVMKAAGNFQWDNDYPNKQAFSRDINLNQLWVAEITGTIAGVAAITTHQDAEYAQAGLDINETAIVTHRLAVNINYQGRGVATALLKQAEHEAIRRGINTLRIDTNIANLATQRLFPKLGYALAGEISLDLRPGLRFLCYEKRLNSNQ; this comes from the coding sequence ATGACAATCCGGCTGGCTACCCTCAATGATGTATCGCAGATATTAGCTTTTATAGCTGATGTAATAGCTGTTATGAAAGCAGCAGGCAATTTTCAATGGGATAACGACTATCCCAATAAACAAGCATTTAGCCGGGATATTAACCTTAACCAACTTTGGGTAGCCGAAATTACCGGAACAATAGCAGGTGTAGCTGCTATAACTACCCACCAGGATGCAGAATATGCCCAGGCCGGGCTTGATATTAACGAAACTGCCATAGTCACGCATCGGCTTGCTGTGAACATCAATTACCAGGGCCGCGGCGTTGCGACAGCACTTCTCAAACAAGCCGAACATGAAGCCATCCGGCGGGGAATTAATACATTACGAATTGACACCAATATTGCTAACCTGGCAACGCAAAGGCTGTTCCCAAAGCTGGGCTACGCTTTGGCAGGTGAGATCAGCTTAGATTTAAGACCAGGTTTAAGATTTTTGTGCTACGAAAAACGGCTCAATAGCAATCAATAA